The nucleotide window ATATATACAAGTAGATATGCAAAAAGTCCCACAACACAAACCCAAATAGCGCTCCACGTGTTCTTAAAATCAAGCGCCTGCCTTACTGCAATTATCATTGCCACAAACCGCCATACCCATATTACGAGAATCAGGAGCCAAACTATTTGGTTAATAAGTGGAAGAAGAGCAACTAATATAAAAATCCCCGGTGCTGCGGCAAAACCAAGTACTCTGAGGATTTCTCCAACATCTGTTTTGGTTTCTGTCTCAGGAAAGAGCTTAGTCCCGACTATATAGATCAGAAATGACATTAACACCCATCCTGCAAATGTTACAATTGTGCCAATAACTAAACCCCTAGCGCCGCCATAATCATATGTGTATATACCGGCTGCAACACTTGAGAGCAGAACCACAATCATGGCTTGCAAGATCGAGTTTTTATCGTTCTCTATCTCTTCATATAAATTTGGATCTAAAAGAAGCGCTCTTATAATTCGGGAAATAAACAATTATATAAAACTCCTATAACTTTCTATATTAGATGCTTATAAGAAGATATTGGATACAAGTTTAAAATGCAACTATATAAAATGTATAGAATATGTCCTTATTCACCACTGCTTTCGTGTATTTATTGCTTAATTACTAAGTTTAGCCAGCCATCATACCGGGAAGACCAAGTAGTGAGAATATTAACGCTATAACAACAAGATATATGACAAATCCAATAGCACAAACACCTATAGCCCGCCATGTGCTTTTATAATCTAGAGCTTGTCTAACAGCTATTATCATTGCTACTAACATCCATATGCCAGCTGCAAAAGATATTATTGCCCCTACAAAAGGAATAAAACCGAAAACTCTTAGCACTCCTGGAGAGCTTGAAAAACCAATTGTTCTAAGAAGCTCACCAACGTCAGATTTTGTTTGAGGCTCAGGCAAGAGTTTTGTGCCGATAATATAAACTAAAAAAGCCCAAACAAACCATCCAATCAGCGCAGACACTGTACCAATTATTAATCCCTTTATACCTAAGACACTTATAGTCCCTATACCACTTGCAACACTGGATAATACAACGACAGTTACAGCCTGCCCCATAGAACTTTGATCTGCTTCAACTTCTTCATACAAATTCACATCGAGCTTGGATGCTCTTAGCATGCGGTCAACTAAGCTAGCCATTTGGAATACCTCCTGCAGTTTTTCAATATTAAAAAGATAATAAAACTTTAAATTCGATTCGTCAAAGGATAGTAATAATTTTTCTAAAGAGCTTTACTATGAGGCACTTTAATCTTTGATAAGAAATTAAGCAGCGGAAGTATGTCTTTTTTTGACTGTGTGCTCATAAATGCAATCTGAATCCAGTTTCTTTCAACCAGATACTTGCTTGTCCAATGGATCAAAATACCCTCATCTTGAAGATCCCTACCCAAATCGCACGAGTTTATCCATTGGGGAAGTGAAATTGTTATAACTGCCGGTGCTGAATTTTTATCAGAAGCTATTATATTAAATCCAAGCTGATTTATTCGATCTCTTGTAAACAAGCTTATTAGGTCTAATTGAGAATATCTAGTTTTCCAATCAACACTATATAATGACTGCCCTAAAGCATAGACTAGATTTGAAGACATTGTAAAGGGAATTCCGTTCTGCTCTGCATAAAATCCTAAATCTAAGTACCTAGGGATAGCAGGGTTGGGTGAAATACCATGGTTATAAAAAACAAATGCTAGTCCTGGATAAGATGAAAGCCCCTTCCCACTGACTCCTGATCCAAGATAGACATTTCTTAAGTCAACGGGCTGTGTTCCAAGCGAACTTACACAGTCCAAACAAAGGCGCACATTTAAACTAGAGCAGATTTGCTCTAATGACTCAATATCATTAATTACACCTGTTGAAGTCTCACAATGAACGGCCCAAAGCCAATTGATATCTAGATGATTTGAGAGAAAGCTCTTTAACTCTTGATAATCAAAGACATCTCCCCAAGCAATAGTTATTTCTTCATAATTAAGGCCCATTCTTTGTCCGTGGTCTATTAGCCTCTCCCCAAACTCTCCATTTGATAAAATTAGACCTTTTCCCTTTATTTGGCCTAATTGAGCTGCAACTACGTCATTTGCAAGTGAACCTGAACCCATAAGAATCTCTACACTTTTAGAGTTTGCTAATTCACAAAGTTGATCTTTAACAATATTAAAATCCTTTCTGAACTCTTCAGATCTATGAGACACAGGTGCGTCCATCATAGCTTTTTTCACTTCAGGTTTAAGGGTTACCGGACCTGGCAAGAGGTTAATAAGATTCTCATTCTCAATACTAAAATTATTAGGGACTCTAGACATTATTTTAGATTTCTTTCTAAACTCTAAAGATGATTTCAAAGTTAAATACATAGGTTGATATCTAGCCCCTTGAGTACCTACTTCATTTCCAAAAGCTTTAAAACCAAATTGCTCATAGAACCTAAGTCTATTTACATTTGCTGAAATGAGCGCTATGTCATAACCCTTTTCATCAGCAAATTTAGCTAAAACAATAAGAAGTCCTTGAATTATTCTTAGGTTCCTAAAATCATGCTCTATTGATAAAAGCCTGAATTCACATGCAAAATTGTGATCTGGAAGGTAAGAATCCAGTTCCTTTATCTTGTTATCTAGAGAAAATGGCCTCTTGTCTCTCACGGCCATCATACCTAAAAGCTTGCGCTCTCTAATACATATTATATAAGTATTTTCAGAGTGAAATTTATCAAGAAGCAATCTGCCTTCATTGCATTCATGTTGCGGAATTTCCTCTACAAATGTCTTATAATTGAGCTCATTAATTTGCTTGAATTCCCAGTCTTCAGTAGCAATTTTAAACTCGAGTTTTGGCTTCATAGGCTTATTCAGATTAATGTAAGAACCTCATTTCTATGTCTGCACTTGGTACCATGCATGTCTG belongs to Thermodesulfobacteriota bacterium and includes:
- a CDS encoding YIP1 family protein → MFISRIIRALLLDPNLYEEIENDKNSILQAMIVVLLSSVAAGIYTYDYGGARGLVIGTIVTFAGWVLMSFLIYIVGTKLFPETETKTDVGEILRVLGFAAAPGIFILVALLPLINQIVWLLILVIWVWRFVAMIIAVRQALDFKNTWSAIWVCVVGLFAYLLVYIILLAYGLPKPIWS
- a CDS encoding GNAT family N-acetyltransferase; the protein is MKPKLEFKIATEDWEFKQINELNYKTFVEEIPQHECNEGRLLLDKFHSENTYIICIRERKLLGMMAVRDKRPFSLDNKIKELDSYLPDHNFACEFRLLSIEHDFRNLRIIQGLLIVLAKFADEKGYDIALISANVNRLRFYEQFGFKAFGNEVGTQGARYQPMYLTLKSSLEFRKKSKIMSRVPNNFSIENENLINLLPGPVTLKPEVKKAMMDAPVSHRSEEFRKDFNIVKDQLCELANSKSVEILMGSGSLANDVVAAQLGQIKGKGLILSNGEFGERLIDHGQRMGLNYEEITIAWGDVFDYQELKSFLSNHLDINWLWAVHCETSTGVINDIESLEQICSSLNVRLCLDCVSSLGTQPVDLRNVYLGSGVSGKGLSSYPGLAFVFYNHGISPNPAIPRYLDLGFYAEQNGIPFTMSSNLVYALGQSLYSVDWKTRYSQLDLISLFTRDRINQLGFNIIASDKNSAPAVITISLPQWINSCDLGRDLQDEGILIHWTSKYLVERNWIQIAFMSTQSKKDILPLLNFLSKIKVPHSKAL
- a CDS encoding YIP1 family protein, which gives rise to MASLVDRMLRASKLDVNLYEEVEADQSSMGQAVTVVVLSSVASGIGTISVLGIKGLIIGTVSALIGWFVWAFLVYIIGTKLLPEPQTKSDVGELLRTIGFSSSPGVLRVFGFIPFVGAIISFAAGIWMLVAMIIAVRQALDYKSTWRAIGVCAIGFVIYLVVIALIFSLLGLPGMMAG